The Kocuria sp. TGY1127_2 genome includes a window with the following:
- a CDS encoding amino acid permease has product MSHSPYDDRVSPQTSMGSTVHHGKTSRGSNGPDAAPSPRKLRSRHVTMITLGGIIGASLFVGSGNVIRAVGPASVLSYLIGGLLVFLAMRMLGEMAAARPAIGSFMEYAREGLGDWAAYLVGWLYWYFWVGVLAYESVLGGETLHGWFPAVPAWAASFFLLALFVGTNLISVRTFGEVEFWLASIKVIAIVVFLGVGVLFAFGLWPHAEFSVGNLWEHGGFAPHGYGAALTGVALVIFSYFGTEIAVMAAAESEDPAKGIRQATSTVIWRILLFFVGAVLVITTVIPWNELPVPTDVTQAPFTIAFAKFGVPGAALVMQLIIFTAVLSVLNSGLYSASRMFAALADQGFAPRAITARSRHGVPYMALLASTVGGVVATIVNFAAPESGVFDFIMNSAGLVALFVYVFIALTQLNLRRKMTQEERDGLKLKVWLHPVLNYVLFAGVAFVLIVMLTTADGRTQVWTSLIAVIILVLFWPVVSRGLKRRRAA; this is encoded by the coding sequence ATGAGTCATTCACCCTACGACGACCGGGTTTCGCCTCAGACCTCCATGGGCTCGACGGTCCATCACGGCAAGACATCCCGCGGTTCGAACGGGCCCGACGCCGCACCCTCTCCGCGCAAACTGCGTTCTCGGCACGTCACCATGATCACCCTCGGAGGGATCATCGGCGCGAGCTTGTTCGTGGGGTCAGGAAACGTGATCCGGGCCGTCGGGCCCGCTTCCGTACTGTCCTACCTCATCGGCGGGCTCCTGGTGTTCTTGGCGATGAGGATGCTCGGGGAAATGGCCGCCGCCCGTCCTGCAATCGGTTCGTTCATGGAATATGCCCGAGAGGGGCTGGGCGATTGGGCGGCGTACCTGGTCGGCTGGTTGTACTGGTACTTCTGGGTGGGGGTTCTCGCCTACGAGTCAGTGCTCGGCGGCGAAACCCTTCATGGTTGGTTCCCTGCCGTACCTGCCTGGGCGGCCTCGTTCTTCCTGCTGGCGTTGTTCGTGGGAACCAACCTGATCTCAGTGCGAACCTTCGGTGAGGTCGAATTCTGGCTCGCGAGCATCAAAGTCATCGCGATAGTGGTGTTCCTCGGCGTCGGAGTGCTGTTCGCCTTCGGGCTGTGGCCGCACGCCGAGTTCTCCGTCGGCAATCTGTGGGAACACGGCGGTTTCGCACCCCATGGGTACGGAGCGGCTCTGACCGGCGTAGCCCTGGTGATTTTCTCCTACTTCGGCACCGAGATCGCTGTGATGGCGGCGGCCGAGTCCGAGGACCCGGCCAAGGGCATCCGCCAAGCAACCTCAACCGTGATTTGGCGCATCCTGCTGTTCTTTGTCGGTGCGGTGCTGGTAATCACCACAGTGATCCCGTGGAACGAGCTTCCTGTTCCGACCGACGTGACGCAGGCGCCGTTCACGATCGCGTTCGCCAAGTTCGGTGTTCCGGGCGCGGCCCTGGTGATGCAGCTGATCATCTTCACGGCCGTGCTCTCCGTACTGAACTCGGGCCTGTATTCCGCATCGCGAATGTTTGCGGCCCTCGCGGACCAAGGATTCGCCCCGAGAGCGATTACAGCGCGTTCCCGTCATGGCGTTCCGTACATGGCCCTTCTCGCTTCAACAGTGGGCGGGGTGGTGGCCACCATCGTGAATTTCGCAGCACCCGAATCGGGCGTCTTCGACTTCATCATGAATTCCGCTGGCCTTGTGGCGCTGTTCGTCTACGTGTTCATCGCCCTGACACAACTTAATCTGCGTCGGAAAATGACCCAGGAAGAACGGGACGGCCTGAAGCTTAAGGTGTGGCTGCATCCCGTGTTGAATTACGTGCTCTTCGCCGGCGTCGCCTTCGTCCTGATCGTCATGCTGACCACGGCCGACGGCCGGACTCAGGTGTGGACCAGCCTGATCGCGGTCATCATTCTGGTCCTGTTCTGGCCCGTGGTGAGTCGAGGACTCAAGCGGCGGCGCGCTGCCTAG